The window AACAACCATTGGTAAGGAGCCAAGATCCCTCCTCATTAGGAGCCTTCACTTCTGACAAGCAGGAAGAGGCGAAGGGGTGAGCATGGTGCAGCTTAAACTACAGCTGCCTAGGGTGAGCCGGCCCTTTTTCCCCGTGGAGGCAGTGAGACGCCATAGGAGTTGGATGAACTCATTCACAGGGTTTACGATGTGATTGCTGTCTTCGTTAAAAACAGAGTTGTGTGTCTAAAAGTTCCTGCCAGCACAGACTCTGAGCACCAGGCAGTCTGCCTGGCGCAAATGAAAGGGGGGGACGCCAAGAGGACCTTTAGGAAATAAGAGTTCCTACCTTCATTTCCTTGGGCTTCAAGGGACGCTCACCTGGATCTCATGTTATTGCCAGCCAGGGCTGCTTGAAAGTTCATCTGGTGACTGTTCCTGACATCCTCCATGCTGTTTGTGAATCATGCACAGCAGCCAAAACCAACAGAACAGTTTGCTGCGTTAGAAGTTACGGGATTCAAAGTGtctgtgttttaaacaaaagctaACACGCTgtgcaggaggctgcagagacTGGAGAGGTATAAGCAGAGCAAGCTGTCACTGCGACACACAAAAACGCTCTCGTGCAGGATGCTGCAGGAACAGGGAGAACAGCAATCTCCAAATCCAAATTTGCAGCCTTTGAAGATGCCTTTAATCTACTGGGCATGTCATTTGTCTTGTTGACACAGCAGTAGGGATCGTCCCCGTCTTCTGGGAATTCCAAGGTTAAATCTTGCTTATCTGCCAGGCAATGTGTGCTTGGCACTTTGCAGACCTGCAAATGTTTAGCAACGTCCATCAGTTGGGCAATAGGTTCCTCTCGCTGCACTAGCTGCAAGGGCTATGCTGCAGGAACGCACCActgggcaggagagcagcacagTCCTACCTTAGGGTCTCCCCATCATCTTCCCCCATCTCCCTTTGTCTCATCAGGCTGCAAGAACATGCAGCATGGGCGGATGCTGAAGGAGCTGATGCAGACACCGAACTTCCGTGTGACGGTGGTGCAGGAAGCTGACACCGTAGAGATCTGTGGGGCTCTCAAGGTGGGTGAGCCGCTCACTGGGGTTTGTAGGTCTTGGTTAGTGGAGCCTGCGGTTTTCtagggctctgcagggagctcTGGGGAGGAGGCTGCCAGTTGAATAAACCCTACTGGGTATCGCACTGTGGCTCGCTGAGACCGTTGGGTCAAAGGCCAGACTTTGGAGGGAACTGTGGATGTGTCCTCCTGTTCAGCTGCTTGCAGGGATGATGGTCACTGGCAtaggcaggggcaggcaggagcctgTGCTTGGGGTCACACAGGCAGCTCATAGACACAGCAAAGCCCTGAGCTCCACTGGGAACAGGTCCCTCtatgctgctgttgttttccaGAATGTTGTGGCTGTAGGAGCTGGTTTCTGTGATGGGCTTGGCTATGGAGACAACACGAAGGCCGCCGTCATCCGTCTGGGACTGACAGAGATGATTGGTTTTGCCAAACTCTTCTGTAAGGGCCCCGTCACCTCCTCCACCTTCCTGGAGAGCTGCGGGATTGCTGACCTCATCACTACTTGCTATGGTGGCCGCAACCGCAAGGTGGCTGAGGCTTTTGCCAAGACCGGGAAGGtaagcagagcagggagcaggcaACATTGACATCTGCATCAACCTGCTGAGCTGGCAGCAGGATGGACCCAATTAGAACCGTGGCAACCTGTCTTCACTCACCGAGTGCTACAACCTGGCTCCAGGGAAGGAACGTGGGGCAGTGGATGGGGTTGCAGGGTCCAGCTCCCTCACTGTTGGGTTGTTTCAGTCTATtgagcagctggagaaggagatgTTGAATGGGCAGAAGCTGCAGGGTCCCCAGACGTCTGCTGAGCTTCATCGCATCCTTAAAAGCAAGAACGTAGTGGAGAAGTGAGTGTTCTCATCTCCCTTGTCTGCTCTTTCGGGGTGGGGCTGGGATCTTCCCTGCCGCTGTGGGAGGGGAAACCCACCCATAGTGTCTCTGCTGTTCAGGTGAATCTCTGCACTGCCCACATCAAACCAGCTGGGCAGGAGCGGCCTGTTGGATGAGGCACCATGCCACTGTCCCACCTGCTCCTGCCCACTGGTCCTGCATGTCGCCGCAGAAGTTGAGGTGTTCTGACTCTGCCCGCTCTGGTGACAGTGCAGGGGGTGACTTTGTTCATCCGCCCACAGGTTCCCCCTCTTCACAGCTGTGTACCAGATCTGCTATGAGGGCAAACCTGTTACGGATGTCATCAGGTGTCTCCAGAACCACCCTGAGCACATGTAAGCGGGCTCTGCCTGCAAAACCACTGATCCTGCCGACATGAGCGGAGAGCTCCTGCCCACACCAACTTGCTGCTTTGTAAGGAGTCCGGATTTCCTGTGAGCCTTTGCAGAGTGCTGGAAGGGCAGAGGTTCCTTTTCTGAGCCCTGGACACTGCCAGCCTCAGCCCGGCATCTGCACAGAGGTACCTGCTGATCTCCTGTCTTTGAAGGGCTCGTTTAGCTTCTGCTGTTGTCTAGGGTCTGCCCTGAGAGGGGCCGAGCGTCTTCCTCCTTTCACTTTCTCTTGCCATGATGGATTCAGTTCTCGGAGGGACTCTGCCAGGTCATCTTGATTGATAGGGGCTGTGCAGGAGGCACTGCCTGGGAGGACAAGCTTTGCTATTAGCCCCATGGGGCCACTTTGCATGATACCAGCCCTTTCctgcttgctgctgttgcttttggCTTAACTGTCTCATGGAGAGGGCACAGTTCCCTGCCAGGCTCCACCAGGGTGAGTGAAGCTCCTCAGGACTTTCAAAGGGACTGAGAATCACTCTTCTTTCTAAGAAGCACCAGCACAGAAAATAGCATTCTTTGCCACCCTGCCTTATGCTGCTTCCCCAACCACCACCAGTGGCTCCTGCCGAATGGTACAGCCAATGCTTTGCATGTGAGGGCAGCCCCAGAGTGAGACTTTAAAACTTGTTTATTTAGACTCTTTGCTTTCACAATCAAACCTGGCCCCTGCACCCAGGGAACTCCCCTGTTGTCACAGATCTGCCTGTGCTAATTCCATGCCCACTGACTGTCCCCGAACAGCCTTTCTCCCTTGTATCGGTTTGTCCTCTGGCTGGCTTTGGCAATGCAGGGACCAACTGCCCCAAAGTCTTTCTGAGCAGCTGGCAGGCTCTGTGACCCTTGGCAGTGTACCTGACAAAGCAGTTGTTGCTTTTAGATGAATGATCCACAGCAGCTTTTTGccttctctctgccttgctccAGTCTGTGCCTTAGCCTGGTCTTTGCTTCTACGCGTGGCTTTCTAGGAGCTGAGAAAGCAGGTTCCACACTTACTTTCCCTGCTGCCCCTCCTGCAAGTGTGCTGGAAACTGCCCGCTAGCACAAGGGGCAGCAATGGACATGTGATCCTCAAGATGTACAAGGAGACCTCCAACATCACAGGAGAGGACAGAGGTCTCATGCCTCATGCTATGCCTTTCAAACTTGCCCCTTGTCCGGCTGGGTGCCACGTGCCTCTCTGGTCCTCTGAAGCTGGCTCACTCCGCTTGTGTTTGCTCAGACCAGCATGTCCAGCGGTTCACTGATCCCTGTCTGGGCTGGCAGGCCGGAGCTGCTGCAGGTCTCACTGTCCACCACCGTTCCGAGTCCTAGTTCCGCTGGCTTTCTGCCTAGCAGTGTACTTTATGAAcgtttaaaataataataaactcagagaggagaggggagacgCGCTCTTTGCTCTGTGGCTCCGGTGCCTCATTGTCTTTGTCCGATGCCTGCTGGACTTGCTAAGAGTGCAGAACAGGGCACTGTCAGTTCCCTCCTGGCTCTGCATCCTCATGTGCTGTCCCAGAAACAGCAAGAATGCCCCTGCAGGTCACTGTTCAGTCACAACATAACACAATGTCCCACTTGCTTTTTCTCAGCAGTGGTTCCAGTGTTAAGGTTTGGCTGTAGGACCGAAGAGCGTTGAGGTTGTGATGTTGAACTGGGTACAGAATCCTACCTCTTCTACCTGGGGCCTGCAGGAGCTGGGCCAGGACCCCACTGCGCCCCATGTACCCCAGGCCTCTCCTTCTCTGATGTCTTGGCTTCTTGGGACATGCTGTGTTTTTTTATTCATCTCTTTCTTTGCAACTGCTTTTCCTGGACTTGCCTTGCCGTGTTTCTTTGAAATGCATCTTGTACTGAGTGACCTTTCCAGGACTGTTAGCCCTCTGCTCAGCCTCTTGCTAGGGGAATTTAATCTGCTGGCGCTGCAGTTGTTTCTGTACCTTTTATTAGACACGCTTTCTCACTAGGCACCCTACGACCTTTAAATTCAACTGAGCTATCGTACGAAAAGTAGCCAGCATGGGCTTTCTCTAATGAGGAACTTTTTATTGAGGTTGGAGGAGGGATGAAGGAAGTCCAGCATGttcctgcagggctggcacaacttctccttccctttgtcTCAAAATGCTTCAGGAATCCCACCTCAGGTGTTTGGACATGAGGCTCATACAGGAGAGAGGGTCTCGGAGGTCTCCTCCCTAGACTCAGGACAGTCCCTCACCGTGGCTTGCTAAACTCTTGCCAGGACCtgcctggagctgcagcaggatCTAGAATTGTGTTTTGGACTTGCATTTAGCTGTTAGCTCCTCGGCCACGGAAGTGCTTTGTGCATCCCTCCTCGTGGGGGTTTCTTTGACactgtgctgctggcagtgccccAGTCCCTGCAGGCCCTCCCGGCAGTTGCTGAAGGTCCCAACTCTCACTGGGGGGGGTAGTGCACAAGTCTCCAGCTTTTAGACACCCTATGCCTTGCACTAGAGCTGGAGTTCATGAGCTATAAAAAGTCTTCCCTTTGCCATTTGGAGTTATGTTCTGCAGCCTCAGCACATCCAGGCACTGCAGGACGCTGCAGccttgggagctgctgctgtgcagcgGCCTGGGGAGAGGACAAAGGCGCGGGAGGGAGCCTGACTCTTGCAGCCTCAGTGCGTGCCAGAGCCCTCAGAGCAGCGCAGTGCTGTGCCAGCAGTATTCAAATGCTAGCAGGGAGCTCTGGGAGGAGAGCACCACTCCCTGCCAACAGCTGCCCCAACACTTTTGGAGGAGCGTGGTGTCCTAAAGTCCTCTTGAAGGAGCCTCTCTGCCTGCGAGCAGAGGCTGGGCCCTGGGGAAGCGGAGCGAGGCCTCCGCGTGCCTCAGCACTGCAGCGCGCCTTCGGTGGCCTTTGCTCCATCCCCTGCGCAGCTGAGGTCAGGCCCCTCAGGGCTGCTGGCGCCTCAGCCTCACGCGGGGTGACCTGTGGTTGTGCCTGGTGGTGAAAGGCCCAGCTGAGAAAGGCCAGTATCAAGGGAAGTGCTGAGgagagcggggccgggggggcagcAGCGCGGGGCGGCCATGACCTGGAGGGCTGCGACGGGCGCCTGAAGCGACGCCGGAGGTGGAAGAGCGGCAGCGCCGCCGTCCCCCGCGAGGGGGCGCCGCAGGTCCCGCGTGAGCTTCCCGCCTCCGCGGACTACACGTCCCAGAGGGCAACGCGGCGGCACCGCCCCCGCGCCGCCCACGTGACGGGAAGGAGGCGGGGCCCTGGCCGGAAGCGCCCTGCAGCGGAACCGCACGCCGGTGGTACCGGAGCCCGAGGGCGCAGGTACGGGGATGGGGGTAGGGGACGGGGGGCGGCGATcccggcgggacggggcgggggggggagcccTCCCGGCCCCGCTGACCGCCGCCTTGTTTTGCAGGCGCAGACATGGTGTCCGGCAAGCAGCTGGCCGACTTCGGCTACAAGGCCTTCTCCGGCTCCATGGCGCTGCTGACCATCTACGGCGGGTACCTGTGCGGCGTCCGCGCCTACCGCCTCCTCCAGCGCCGCCGGGAGCGGCAGGCCGCGGCCGGCCCCGAGAACTGAGGGGGGAGAGCCGGTACCGCGTTTCCcggatgggggggaagcagggaaacgtccccgcggcctcccccggctggggagggagctggagcccaatAAAACCGCTGTGACCAGgcccgagcgcggtgctgcgtggtgtgtgccccaaccagcgcccaagggggcccctcccgcctcaacggtgcttctcggaggcagcagccccgctgctcagaatcacagagaaagggcagaccctgtccttgattttattttctcaagatgaaacctatcaCCCAAgtttctgaagcattttaatCGGAGATAAGAGTAAACAACGGTATAAAACGGTAACAACTCAAGAAGTTTCCAAAATTCTGCTCATGATTGACACACAGGTCTTCCATTGCCCCCAAGTAccatagaataaaaaaaaaaaaagcagagcctACAGTGTGGCTGCCTTTCCAGCCCAGCAATTCCTCCACACAGCTGCAAAATCAGAGCAGCAACATTCAGTTCTGTCTTGGAGTACAAGCAGGACTGAAACACCTTATTTTGTGGAAAGTTAAAACACAGCCCCCTGGTCCTGGTCTGTCCTGAGGCCTAGCTTAGCCAACTGCATCCAGTAGGTCTAGAAACATCTTCAAAACCACAActtgcaacagaaaaaagaaaatttaaaaggcatgTATTGTGATAGTTGTCTCAGGGGCAATAAACAACCCCCTTCCCCGGTTCAGAAGGCTGTAATCAAGACTTCAGAGGGGCTTGCAGCACCAAAATAGGCAGCAAATGCTGGCCTGGTCCCTCGTGACAGCAGAGATAGAAGCTATACCCTCCTTAGCATATAGCACCCCGATGGCAAGTTAGAACGACATTTCTGTTGCAGCACGGTCCCATTCAAAGCTTGGTGTGGTCCAGAGCGCTCACAGCAGGACCGAGAAAGAGAGTCTCTGCTACAGCCAGGGTAGCTTGGACATGGAACCGCGGAACCCCGCGTTCTCCATGCTCCTGAGCAGCTTCTGGAGTGCATCAGGGAGATACGCTGAACCTGCGCTGGGGCAAACCGTCATGGAAACGGCACCGTAACCCTCCTGCAGTCGGCAGCCAGCCGAGTCCAAACTTGTTCCGCCTTGAGTTGATCCTAGTAAAAACCAGTTTGTCACAAAGATACCTCTGCAAATATCAATGGGACTAAGATTTAAGTACAAAATGGCTTAAAGTGAAATCTGCAGCTTTGTTTTAGCCCTGGTCATTGGCTTTATCCCTTCTGTTGTGCAAAGCCTCTGACTGGTCTGGATTGTGCCCATTTCAGATTTGCTGGAGGTTTCTGGGGAAGGGGTATCTTGATTAAAGATCACTTGGGAATGTGGAGCTGAACACATCTAGATATTTAAAGGTAAGTTCGTGTTTGCTCAAGGCTAACCCACAGCCTTACTCCTCTTCTGTCCACTGGCCACTAGCCACATGGCCATTAATGCGGTTGGAGCCGTTACTCGAAGAGCTAAAAACTCCTTTTGTGCTGTTGGAAGTCGCATCCTCCTCTTCAGAGCTGCTCTCTACGTCACTGCGGTCATCTTTTGATACCTAAACATTTCAGATGAAATTTGGTagtgggaaggggagaagggaagttgaaaaattcacagaaaacgGTAGTTAGAAAGTTGCGTCCATGTGATTAACCAGCGTCAGTCAGTTACATTTACCTTCTGCATTTGATCCTAAATCACTTCAAACTCACAAGGAGGAACCTCTCATCACTAAACACTACACTTTTTTTTGCTCTCACCAGATCAGAGGACACTGTAGATCTCTGGTTGTTCTTGTCTTCCAAGAGCTGCATTCTAGACTGGCTAAAGGCCGCTTTTCCAAACaacaaatttgttttgaatcagcAAACTTCTCACACCATAATCATCAGTGGGTATGACGACCaaaacacacatatatatcAGTTTTAGAGAGAACATTTTGTCCTACAGGGAAtggctttaatattttaaaaattaaccagCTATATTTATCACATTACTGTTTGCACAAAGTTCCTCCCCCGTTTTCACAGCTTGTGGTTCATACATGAGAActcaaaaaaaaagcctgtttggACGGTGGGCTGTAGAACAAAGACAGCTATCTAATCCAGCAAACCCCCGTTCAGGAATAGAAGGAGCATCTCAGCCCAGAGATCTAGATCTGCTTTACAGAGTTATGCCTTCGGTTAAAAGGCTGACTGCAAATCTAGGTGAATTTGATTCGTACGTGGGATTTTGAACCTTTCGAAGCAGATCCAGGCGCACCTTGCTGCTGGCTGCGCCAAGTGCCGCAGGAGGGCACTGTACCAGCACCGCAGAGCCAAGTGCACCAGAAGgtgaagaagggaagagatCACAAGCCCAGCCCTAACTGCAAACAAGCACCTTGGTTGGTGGCGGCGTGCCACAGCCATAAACTCGGCAGTGCCGAGCAGTGACTGCGTGAAAGGCCCGCGCTTTGCATACCCCACGGCAGGCTCTCCACACTTCTGCCTCTGCAACTAATAGCCCTCATTTACTTAATGTGCAAGCACTTTGCGGCTAGCACCTTTCCAAGGATTTCAGGATTTcattctgctctgcttcctTGGAGTCAGGGTTAGGGCTTTCAAACAGCACCGGGCAGGAAGTTTCTGAACTCAAGGGAAGATCTGGCAGAAAGCCAGGTAAAGTTAATGATCTCCAGGATTAGTTTTGACAGGCCTGTGGGATGTACTGGCTTCTGTCTGTTGCCAGAACTTTTTCTATCTTTCCCCACTCTCCTGCTATGCTGGAAGTTCAAAGGGTCATTGGAAGGAAGCAGAAATCCCTTGAAATCTTTCCCATTATTTGGGGGACAAATGACTGTTCTCCTTTTCGCAAAAAGCATTGCGTTTCTCCTGTCCTCTTTCACTCAGCACAGTGTTAATGAGCACTAAAGACAGATATCAGAGTCTCTGTGGGCGtataaaagcagaaaggtgAAGGTCATGCAGCCAGCTGACAGCAGATAAGAACAAACCCCAGGACACTGCTTTGACTTTTAGGAAAACCTGCATTTTAGCGTACTATCAGAACCAGCACTGTATCAAccagggagagaaacattttaagagAAGGCATCAGCCATCTAAAGCCCCAAGACCATAGCTTTGCTTTTGTCTTAGCATTGAAACAGACACAGATGTGTTTCAGTGAACAAACAGAAGCACAGATCACACTTACATGCAAAGGATGAAACTGTCCAGCTCCAATCTGgcacagagaaaaggagaaaagaatgaagaagacagagcttAGAGTCCTTTCTCTGGCTAGGTCACCTGGACAGGAGAGAaccaaggaaaggaaaaagatgtaGACCTCAGGATACAGAAGGAGCTGCACAGATGGAATATAAGACATTTGCAGTAGCAGCCGTGGGGAACAGATGAAAAGATCATATGCATACTCTGAAACATGCCTTCCCCTGACAATCGCTGCCACAGGCAACTACGatataaatgtttttcaagGCTACATTCCATGTGTAGGGGCAGCTAAGAAgtcaaacacaaaataaagtAGAGCCATGAGAGAAACGCAGATCAGAATACCAAatatctgatttaaaaaaaaccatttgTGCTATGAAATCAGCTGTTGCTCTCTGGTAGCTGCAAAGGAAGTAGTTTCTCTTGATGGGTAGGCTGGGTGTCAAATTAGTTCCTAGATTGGCTTGCCTTGTCTCATGCTACTTCAGTTGAACTAGACCTTTTTGCTTGGCAACTGAGGTTGCAGCCCAAAGTCAGCATTGTTCACGCTTAGGGCAGTATCTGTTGCTAACCAGCTGCTGTAGTTTCACCCTCCCTCTCCCTAAGACTCCCAACACAAGATTAGAATACTCAGGACTGATGCTAGACTGCACCCCATTAGTCCAGTGACAACCAGCAAACTCCACTGCATTTCTGATAAccctttctcctctgcatgCTGCAGCTCAATGCCCAGCCTGCACTGACAGCCAGAAGCCTGTGTTAGTGTTAACAAGTGGAAGATGCGTAACCCTCGTCATATCCCAAGAACCAGCTGAAGTTGGAAAGTTGAAAAACGTCCTATGTGATTGTTCAAAAAAGAACCTACTACCACCTTGAATTCCTGAACTCCAAACAAAGTACGTAACAAGTCTGTCACATCATCACTATTATTACAACATCTGAACGTACTGGAAAATGGTGTTATTTCCCTGCATGACCAGAACAGAGAGGAAAGCATCCCTGCCATGGTATACACCTGGCAACTCAAGTCTGCAGAGCAACCAAAGTAAAAAAACCGACTGTTCTACAAAGCACTCCTGATGCAAGTCCCTCGAGAACTAATCCCAGCCCTCACTGAAGAGCCCAGTTTCTCATGATTGCTTAATAGGGCTTGTAGGAAAGAGGACCCAAAACAGTCACCAGCAATCTTACCTTTCCCCGCACGAGGGCCTTGTAGGCAGTGCGAACGATGAGATAAGACCAGATGATATGCAAGATTTGCAAGGTTATCAAAAGCCCATTGAATAGCCACCATGAAGGATAAGGACCAATCAACTCCCAGCTTTCAAATAGGGTTGTATTCAAAATCCTAAAAGAGATCCAGAAACACATTACAGATCGGCTGTGCTGGTAACATGGCTCCCAGCTCTAAATTAAGATGACTAGCCAGATGCACAACAGTTTGTATCTCATTTAAGcatctgctgctctgctcctgtcAGAGCGGCGATGCAGCTAGTCTCCTGCCAGTGTTAGGAGACAGACTAAAGCTAATTAGAAACATTTGAACTGAGCAACAAACAAGAGAAGATGTGAATGTTCTACAATTTGGTTACACATACAGATCTGCTGCCAATTTCCTTCTCAAAAGCATGAGCTTTTATAATAACTTTACAGGAAGTGATGTGAAGCTGCACTGGTCATCAAAACAACTTAACACATTCATACTTGGGCAGCCTTCACCCATATTTAAAGATCAGGAAGGAATTTTGTTCCCAGTAGGCCTCCCTCCCTGTGCGCTATTCTCTTCCCTCAGATTTTTATAGATTCCTCCTGCCAAGCTGGAGGACTAGAAACTGCTTTATAGACAAAGCTTTGTGCTTGCTTTCATTACTGTTTTGCTGTTCTTGTCGCTGGGAGTTATTGCCAGTACTTAAGTAATTTAATAAACACTTTAGATTTTATGAAGCAGAGAGGTATGGAGAAACCTTTAAAGACGTCATTAATTTCACATAGCTTTTAACATGtcccaagaaaagaaaaacaagccttTCAAAGAAGAACCCAAGTCCCCCAAAATGCCGCTACAGAAACATCTAACTCCTAGCCAGTTTACGGAGGAATTAAATGCAATTCCAGAGATCTGTTCATGTTTTAATACTTCTAATTAAGGAAGGGAACACACGTGAAGTGAAATAGCATAGGGTCTGAATACCACTGCAAGCTTGCCAGATTTCTCTATAAAGTTGAGGAATTACATTACAGCCAgtggaaaatacattaaagatTTACAGGACTGCTGAGCAATAGCATGATGCAAGAGCATCACCTCATGACAgacaacagcaataaaaacagTGACAACTATCTCATCTGTCACTGGAAGGAGCCTATGAAGACATCAGAATTAAAGCTCTTCCTTATCCACACTCTTCTGATGCATTTACTGGAAAACAAGCAAGAGCTTTAATTGCAACCCTGATATCAAAGCGTAAGTATTGCTTCTGCCTACCGTCAAGGCACCCAAAAAGAATGGGAATGCAAGCTGTCCATTGCCTAGGAAATAAATATATGCggtaaaaccaaaataaactgAGTAATAATCAGGTGTAACCAAATTTTCACCACACTCAACAGAAACAAGAAGTGGATAACAGCTCATCAACAGAACCACCTCACCAAGCCTGTCCTATTGAGGTGAGAGGGAATCTCATTATAGGATGACTAGCTGTAAGCCATTTAGCCAGGGTTTTACCTCCCAAGAAACCTAAGACCTATTTCAGGCTCTGAATAGTCATGACACAAGGACAGGACACGAGTGTCATAAGAATCAGAAACTGCAACGATGACTAAGCCAGATactcaaaaatcaaaatttactTCAAGAGACCATGTCTCATTTGTAACTATTTCCAAAACCTCTTAAGAGAAGCAAACAACCCTTCAAGTCTTTCAGAGCAGATACCGGCTGACTTGGCTCCAGCTAACAAGCACTGTCATCACTTTGCAGTAAGAGGAGAGGGGCCAGCTGTGCATTGAGATTCTAGTCATTTTTCACACTCCCTCAGCTGACTGTTGAGAGGTTTCTTCATATGCCTAGCTGAACGTACTGCTCCTAACAGTACTTGGGTTGTCTGCAACTTCAGGCTGCCTTGAGGGACAGACTGGAACGCTTGCAAAAAGCCTtaatacaaaggctttgcttaAAGGATTGGAAGAACAAACAAGACCTTACAGCTCAAGGTGCTTACCAGAAAGGATAAATGCCCAACCGTGTAACAATGAATACGACACCAAAGAGCATGAAGAAAGCATCACATAGACGTTGGTACTTGGCATAATTGGCTAGCTTTGCAGCCTAAAAGAGACAAGAAACATGAGAATATTATTCCCTTTGTGCACTCATGTAATTATCAGGCTTCAAAAACCCTCAAGCCATCACATTTGTAAGGAGTTCGGAACATTTAGGGATTATTCTCAGCGCTAAAGCAGTTATGAGGAAAAGCTGACAAGGCA of the Gavia stellata isolate bGavSte3 chromosome 36, bGavSte3.hap2, whole genome shotgun sequence genome contains:
- the GPD1 gene encoding glycerol-3-phosphate dehydrogenase [NAD(+)], cytoplasmic isoform X1 yields the protein MGGKKVCIVGSGNWGSAIAKIAGSNAARLSTFENQVNMWVLEEEVGGRRLTDIINTEHENVKYLPGHKLPPNVVAEPDLLKACAGADILLFVVPHQFICKVCDQLKGHVKKDAVGVSLIKGVDEGPDGLRLISDIIHEKLGIEMSVLMGANIANEVAEEKFCETTIGCKNMQHGRMLKELMQTPNFRVTVVQEADTVEICGALKNVVAVGAGFCDGLGYGDNTKAAVIRLGLTEMIGFAKLFCKGPVTSSTFLESCGIADLITTCYGGRNRKVAEAFAKTGKSIEQLEKEMLNGQKLQGPQTSAELHRILKSKNVVEKFPLFTAVYQICYEGKPVTDVIRCLQNHPEHM
- the GPD1 gene encoding glycerol-3-phosphate dehydrogenase [NAD(+)], cytoplasmic isoform X2, translating into MGGKKVCIVGSGNWGSAIAKIAGSNAARLSTFENQVNMWVLEEEVGGRRLTDIINTEHENVKYLPGHKLPPNVFICKVCDQLKGHVKKDAVGVSLIKGVDEGPDGLRLISDIIHEKLGIEMSVLMGANIANEVAEEKFCETTIGCKNMQHGRMLKELMQTPNFRVTVVQEADTVEICGALKNVVAVGAGFCDGLGYGDNTKAAVIRLGLTEMIGFAKLFCKGPVTSSTFLESCGIADLITTCYGGRNRKVAEAFAKTGKSIEQLEKEMLNGQKLQGPQTSAELHRILKSKNVVEKFPLFTAVYQICYEGKPVTDVIRCLQNHPEHM
- the LOC132320489 gene encoding cytochrome c oxidase assembly protein COX14 homolog — protein: MVSGKQLADFGYKAFSGSMALLTIYGGYLCGVRAYRLLQRRRERQAAAGPEN